The following are encoded together in the Mammaliicoccus vitulinus genome:
- the efp gene encoding elongation factor P: MISVNDFKTGLTIKVENGIWKVLDFQHVKPGKGAAFVRSKLRNLRTGAIQEKTFRAGEKVEKAQIDNRRMQYLYANGDSHVFMDNETYDQLELPEESLEYELKFIKENMEVHIQTYDGETIGIELPNTVTLQVTETEPGIKGDTANGATKQATVETGFSLNVPLFVNEGDLLIINTTDGSYVSRG, translated from the coding sequence ATGATTTCAGTTAATGATTTTAAAACAGGTTTGACAATTAAAGTTGAAAATGGAATTTGGAAAGTATTAGATTTCCAACACGTAAAACCAGGTAAAGGTGCAGCTTTTGTTCGTTCTAAACTAAGAAACTTAAGAACTGGTGCTATCCAAGAAAAAACTTTTAGAGCTGGTGAAAAAGTAGAAAAAGCTCAAATCGATAATCGTCGTATGCAATATCTGTATGCAAACGGAGACAGCCATGTATTCATGGATAACGAAACTTATGATCAACTAGAACTACCAGAAGAAAGTTTAGAATACGAACTTAAGTTCATTAAAGAAAATATGGAAGTTCATATTCAAACATATGATGGTGAAACAATTGGTATCGAATTACCTAATACAGTTACTTTACAAGTTACTGAAACTGAACCAGGTATTAAAGGTGATACTGCTAATGGTGCTACAAAACAAGCAACAGTAGAAACTGGATTTAGCTTAAATGTTCCTTTATTCGTAAATGAAGGCGATTTACTTATCATTAACACAACTGACGGTAGTTATGTATCAAGAGGTTAA